The DNA sequence TGTTGGCCTCCTCGTTATGGGTGATTACGGTCACTGACAGGCGAGACTTCATGGACGCCTACTCGAGTCTTTTCGCCTTCTCAATGATCATAATGGGAATGTCATCTTTGATTTCATATAGGAGCTTGCAACGCGGGCAGATCAACCCATCGCCTTGAGGAGTCAACTGCACTTCACCCTTGCATTGCGGACAGGCCAGGATTTCTAAGAGCTCTTTACTGATAGACATAATCACTCCGTTAGCATTATACGGTTGACATATAACTAAGGTTTCGGGTTTCTAGTTTCTAAATCCATCGGAGCAACCGTGGTGGGAGGTTGCCTTACATCTTATAACCGGAAACCAGAAACCTTTTCAAATACGCTGAACGATGATCTCAAATTGCCCGTCCCCAGTCCTGTGAGGTGGTAATCGCCTGTGGGTCTGCCTTCCTGCGGTCTCTAAAACCTGCTCCACTACCGGCAGTACGTCTGCCACAGCAATGCCATTCATACACTCGGGCTGCGGGCAGCGGCGGCGAAAACAGGGAGAGCAGCGTATGCCGGTACGAATCACCTGGTGAGGTCCAAAAGGGCCGGTGCGCCAGGGGGCCGTCGGGCCAAAGAGCGCCACGAGCGGGGCGCCCACTGCGGCAGCCAGGTGCATGGGGCCGGTATCGGTGGTCACGACCGCATCTGCTTGATACATGAGCCGGGCGAGTTCTTTTACCGTTGTCCGTCCGCTCAGGTCGAGGACGGCGCGGTGCAGGCGCGACCGGATGCGACCGATAAGAGGGCGGTCGTTGCTGCTGCCGGTAAAGACTATTTGGGCGCCGGTTTTTCGGGCAAGTTCATCCGCCAGTCGGGCAAAAGATTCTTCCGGCCAGAGCTTGGTCTCCCAGCGGGCGCCGGGGTGCAGAATCACCAGTGGGTGGGAAAGCGTTCGCCAGGGCGGTTCTCTCAGCCCGCCGCCCCCTAGCGGCAGGGCCAGGCGAAATGTAGCCGGTCCTTGAGGGGCGCCCAGATAATGCGCCGTCCTTAGATAGCGTTGAACGGCGTGTTCGTCAGGGTCATAGGGAGGGAGCCGTTCGGTCAGCGCCAGGTAACTGAATTCCCGGGTGCGATCAAAACCGATCTTCCGGGAGCTGCGGGCCAGGGTGGTCCACATGGCACTTTTAAACAGGCCTTGCAAATCGAGCACCAGGTCAAAGGGATGTTGCCGAATGGCGGCGACCAGACTCCCAAATTCCCGTCCTGCCTGTGCTAGGTCGCCGCTTCGCCTGGCGGCCACCCAGGTGCGCCGACGCGATACTAGGATATTATCTAAAGCCGGATGCCCCGCCAGCACCGGCGCGGCCGCCTCTTCTACCAGCCAGGTGATCTCGGCTTGCGGATGAGCCTCCCGGATGGCCTCCAGCGTGGGCAGCGTCTGGATGACATCTCCCAGGGCGCTCAATTTTATCAGCAGAATTCGCTCAGCCAAGCGAGGTCCTCATACCAATTGCCAAGCAAAAAGATATTACATGGTAGGGGCGAACCTTGTGTTCGCCCACACAAGCTAGCCATGTCGGGCCGCGTCCCGCAAGATCCATTCTACCGCCTCCGTCAGATCGGCGGCGATATAATCCGGTTCGGCCCGCCGCTCACCCTGGTAGTTTTCCAGCTCTCCCCGGCCATAGCCGGTGAGGACCAGAATCCCCTGGGCCCCGACGTTGGCCGCTAACTGGATATCATTATACCGGTCGCCCACCACATAGGATCGCCCGAGATCAATACCTAATTCCTGAGCTGCCTGGAGGAGCAGACCCGGCCGGGGTTTACGGCAAGGACAGCCTTCGTCGGGGGCGTGCTGGCAGACGTAGATAGCGTCTACCGCCGCTCCCTGTTGTCTCAGGAGTTCGATCATCAGGTCATGAACCTGGTCAATCAGGGAGGCGGGGAAATATTTTCGAGCTACACCGGATTGGTTTGTTGCTACTACTACTTTTAAACCCTGCTGATTCAGCCGGGAGATGGCGGCGGCGCTGCCCGGCAGGAGCCGGAACCGGCTTAAATGGTTAATATAGCCCATTTCCTCATTAATCACGCCGTCTCGATCAAGAAAAACCGCCCGCTGCATCTAATACCTCGTCAACCAGAACCGGGCCTGCTCCAACACCTCATCCACAGTGATCAAATCCCAGCACTGGCCGCCCTCGGGACACTGGCGCTGCCGACAGGGACTGCAGGGAAGGTAGTGGTGTACTACCGAGGCCAGAGGAGTAAAGGGGCCGGTGGCCACCGGATCGGTGGAGCCGAACAGGGCTACCAGAGGCGTCCAGAGCGCGGCCGCGGCGTGCATCAGGCCGGAATCATTGCTGATCAAAAGATCAGACTGACTGATGAGAGCGAAGGCAGTGCGCAGATCAGTCCTGCCGACCAGATTAACCGGAGGCAAATCCATGGCCTCGGCCACCTTGGCTGCTGCGGCCTGATCACCGGTACTGCCGAGGAGCACGATGAAGGCGCCAAGTTCCTGCTGCAACCGGTCTGCCACCGCAGCAAAGCGCTCCGGTCGCCATTGTTTCGCAGGACCATAAGCTGCTCCAGGGCTGAGGGCGACGATTTTCTGCCGGGGGCGCCAACCGTAAACCGTTAACTGCTGGAGACCCGCCTCCATCTCATCCGGACTCAGGATTAGCTTCGGAAAGCCATCGTAGTTGATCTGATTGAAGGCTCGCAGGATGCCGTGGTGCCGGTACACCTGATGAAATCCATCCATGAGGTTAGGCCCTTGAACCGCTTGGGTGAGGAGAAAACCCCGACCATCGGTATCGTAGCCCGCCCGTTGCGGCGTTCCTGTTGCCCAGGCCGTCAGGGCGGATTCAACCGAGTTGGGAAAGATGATCGACAGGTCGAAGCGCTGCTGGCGGAGCCGAAACAGCGATTTCAGCCAGTCCGTCAGATTGGCGCCGGGTGGCTTGGGAAGATAGGGGATAAGCTCATCCACTACCGGCTGCTGGTAGAAAACCGGGGCGACGCGTGGCAGGGCCCAGACTGTGACCCGCGCCGCAGGGAAAAAGTTCTTGATATTGTTGAGAGCCGGGAGGGTTAAAATAGCGTCGCCGACCCAGTTGACGGCGCGCACCAGGATATTTTTTATCTGATGCCGATGGTATGGCCGTCGAGTTTTCACAGTCAACCGGCTCAGGGCGGATCGCACCGCCAGAGGCAGCGGCGAGTGGTGGTTGCCGACGGAAACGGGTTGTTTAACCAAAATTTTTTTCATACTTGCCAAATCTTAGAGTTTCGAGAAAAGATCATTATATTCACATCTATTCGATAACTCTAAAAAATAATTTTGTATGCTTGAAACTTGAGACTATCGACGGCACACCCCGGGGGCATCAAGGCCTCCGGCCAGGGATCTAATAGTTCCACCCGCAGGGACACCACGATTAACGGCAGCGACGCAGACCAGCGTTCGGCCAACCGGGCCCAGTCTTTTTCAGTGGTGATCAGAGCCTGAACTTTCAAGCGGCGGGCTGCTTCGATCAACGACGCCAGTTCCTTGGTTGAAAAAACATGGTGGTCCGGATAGATAAAATAACGATGCAGATGGACACCTAATTCCTGCAGACTGGCCGCAAAACTTTCGGGGCGGGCCAGGCCTGCAAACGCAGCCAAATGCCAGGTCGCCAATTCAGCGAGAGGTAATTCTACGGCCCCGGGATAACGGACAGCGGCGGCGGGCCGAAACACCGCCCGCAAAACGTCCGCCTGAGGGAAGGCGGTTTTCAACTCTTCCCAGAAACGCTGATGGCGATCAACCTGGTATCGGGTCAACAGCAGGATCAGGCGTCGATTCAGGACGTCTCGCGGTTCCCGCAGAGGCCCGCGCGGCAATAACCAGCCGTTACCAAAAGGGCGTTCGGCGTCCAACAGCACTACATCCAGGTCGCGATGCAGTTGGAAATGTTGGAAGCCGTCATCCAAAACAATGAGGTCGGGATGAAACGCCTCCCAGGCTAGCATGCCGGCCTGAAAACGGTCCACCCCGGTTACGACTGCTACTTCCTTGAGCTTGCGGGCAAGCATATAGGCTTCGTCGCCGGTTTGGGGCGGCTGCAGGAATACTTGATTCCCATCGCTGATCACTTTCGGAGCGGTTTCCTGGCCTCCGTAGCCCCGGCAGACGATTGCCACCCGGCAGCCTGCGGCTCGCAATCTTTCGGCCATAAAGGCCGTGACCGGCGTTTTGCCGACGCCGCCCGCCACCAGATTGCCGATGCTCAACACCGGGCACGGCAGGCGTTTAACCTTGAGCCAGCCGCGGTCATAGATCAGGCGTCGTCCGCCAGCGCCCAGGCCATACAGCCATGACAAGGCCGCAGCGCCGGTGCGCAACGCCCAACCCGGCGCTGCTTTACCCGGCTCCTCCTGCAGGCTCTGAAAGGCGCTCTGCCACCAATGGTACATACCGGATTACACCAAACCGCTGGCCTGTAACTCGGGAACCCCGGTGGCGGGTTCCTCCTCCTCGGACCCGAATTGCAGGAAGTATAATTTGGCGTATACCCCGCCCTTGGCCAACAGCTCGGCATGCCGCCCGGCTTCGACGATCCTACCGTTGTCCAACACCACAATGCGATCCGCATCCCGGATGGTTGACAGTCGGTGGGCAATGACCAGAGTTGTCCGGCCTTGAATCAGGTTGTCCAGGGCCTTTTGGACCTCCCGCTCGGCTTCGGAATCCAGGGCCGAAGTCGCTTCATCTAGAATAAGAATGGGGGGGTCTTTAAGCAAGGCGCGGGCGATGGCCACCCGCTGACGTTCACCGCCGGAGAGCATTACCCCCTGTTCGCCGATGATCGTGTCCAGCCTCTGGGGCAGGTTTTGAATAAAGTCCCAGGCAAAGGCCGCCTGGGCCGCCTGAATGATTTCCGCCTCGCCTGCCTCGGGACGACCATAGGCGATATTGTTGCGTACGGTGTCATTAAAGAGAAACGTCTGCTGCGTTACAACACCGATCTGACCCCGCAGCGATCTTAGAGTCACCTCTCGGATGTCATGATTATCAATGGTGATAGCTCCCCGGGTGACTTCGTAAAAGCGCGGTACCAGATTTACCAAGGTAGTCTTGCCAGCCCCGCTGGGACCCACCAGGGCTACCACCTCACCTTTTTTTACGGTCAGATTGATATTCTGTAGAGCGAGTCGGTCTTCGTAAGTGAAATCAACCTGCGCGAAGCGGATTTCCCTGGCTATCGGGGGCAGGGTCACGGCGTTCGGGCGATCTCGAATCTCCGGTTCCAGGTCCAAGATCTCATACACCCTTCTGGCCGCCGCCATGCCCTCCTGCAAAGAATTATTGATGTTGCTCAAACTCTTGATGGGTTGATACAACATCAGCAGGGCCGCCAGAAAGGAAAAAAAAGTACCTGGAGTGGAAGTTCCCTGGATTACCTGATAGCCGCCATAGGCCATGATGGCGGCGATGCCAAATCCTCCCAAAAGCTCCATCACCGGCGACGAAATGGCCTTGGTGGAGACATTTTTCATCAGCAGACGGAAGAATTTTAGATTTTCCTGATAGAATCGCTCAATTTCATAGTCCTCGCGACCGAAAGCCTTGACAATATTGCTGCCCACGAGGGTTTCTTGCAGGTGGGTGTTCAGGCGACTCATCGAGACCTGACTCGAAGTGGAGATTCGCCGCAGACGTCTGCCGAATTTGATGATGGGCAGAACTGCAGCCGGAAAGACTATCATGGCGATCAAGGCCAGCCTCCACTCCCGATAAAAAATCACTCCTACCAGACCTATGATGGTAAAGACGTCTTTGAGGAAATTAGTGACCACCCGGGAAACTGAGCTCTGCAACAGGTTGACGTCAAAGGTTACCCGGGAAACCAACAGGCCGGTAGCGGTGCGATCAAAAAAGAGCTGCGGCAGGGCCATATATTGCCGGTAGAGGGCGTCGCGCAGGTTGGTAATAATCATACCGCCGACATAACTCATCAGGTATTCGTGGGTGTAGGAGAACAGACCCTTGAGGAAATACAGGATAATTACCCCACCGGAAAGCCAGATTACCATGTCGAGACGTTTGCCGAAAAAGATGTCATCCATCGCCGGTTTGATCAGAAAGGCAATCAGGGCGGTGATCCCGGAGACGCCCAACATTGCCAACATGGCGATAAGCAGCCGCCACCAGAATGGTTTCACCTGCTGTAACAGACGGAAATATAATTGCCGGAATTGGGACATAACTGAGAAAAGCCGACCAGAGAATTTGAAGATTTATTTGAGCTTTACCCTACTGTATAACTCAAAGGAGAGGAGTGATTCAAGCAAAATACCACATTACATGTGATCGGGTTTGGGGCCACAGATAGTCTGCTTGATTTTCTCCGGTTTCTCAAGCCTTCCCTGGCTGCAGACAATGGCTTTTTATCGCTGGCGCAGCATTTCTTGCCTGTGCTTACGTGTCCGGCAGACGGGAACTGCAGATCTGGAGAGCGGTAAAGGGTGTCGCCTTTCCCCACCCCGGATTAATTTCATTTGACCAACCCCGGGATTTGGGGTACACATTATAATAAGGGAAATGAATTTCCTTAAGTATGGATGTAACCGCAACTGCGTACAATGAGGCCATGAAGGTGTCCGGAACGCCACCGGGACCCCGTTGATGGCCTTTTTGTTGACTACCTGGCAGTGCCAGAGCCGCAGCAGATTTTAGGGAGGACTTATGCACGAACACGCCCATGGCCGCAGGGCCATCGAGACTATGATCCGCAGCCAGGACTTGGGAGGGTTGCTGCGCCTGGTCGAGACTTTTCACGGCCATCTGTGCCCCTTTATTTCTTTAGGGGTTAAGGCCGGGCAATACGCTATGAGCGAATTGGACCGTCCCAATACCGGCATGGAAGAGATTGTCGCCATAGTAGAATGTAATAACTGTTTCACCGATGGCATACAGGTGGTTACCGGCTGCACCTTTGGCAATAATGCCTTGATTTTCAAAGACCTGGGGAAGACTGCGGTAACTGTTGCTCGCCGGGATGATGGCCGGGCGGTGCGCCTTCTGGTCCGACCCGACTACCGGGAGAAGATGTTTGCCCGATATCCGAACACTAAGCCGCTGTTTCAAAAAATCATCGGGCAGCGCCAGGGGTCTGCGGAGGAGCGGCACCGCTTTGAACACATGTGGGAGGCTATTGCCCGCCGGGAGCTGAAGACGCCTCTGGAAGAACAATTTGTCATTCAATCTCTGAGCATTACCCTGCCGGAGTACGCCCGCCTCGTTGATTCCCTGATCTGCTCCGTCTGTGGCGAATCAGTGATGGCTACCCGCACAGTAGGTCCGGTGGAGCAGCCGCTCTGCCTGGAATGCGCCCGCCGGGAACATTATCTGCTTACCGGCCAGGGCATCTCTTGTGTCAGCCGGGAACAGACGTGAGTGAACCTGAGATGCCATTCCTGGATCACCTCCAGGAACTACGGCGCCGACTGATCGTTTCCCTCATTGCTCTATTTATCGGCACTGCCCTGGGCTGGTCCTTCTCCCTGTCGGCCCTCACCGTGGTCCAACGGCCGCTGGCTCAACCCTCTCTGATCAAGCGGCTCCACTATAATCTGGTGATCCGCATTCAGCAGGATTTTCCGTCTCTGGCGGAACAGTTTCACTTAGAGCTGCCAGACCTGGCCAGCTCCCCCCGTAAACTCAATTATATGGCTCCCCTCGAGCCGTTTTTTGTCCAGATGAAGCTTTCTCTGATCTTGGGCCTCATTCTGGCCTTGCCGGTGATCCTCTACCAGACCTGGCTGTTTATTGCGCCAGGACTTTACGCCCACGAGAAAAAATACGTTTACCTCTTCGTTCCCGTAGGCACCCTGGCCTTCATTTCAGGGGATATTTTCTTCCTTTACATCGTCTGGCCCCTCATTGTGGCCTTTTCCCTGGGCTACGAGAGCGCGACACTGTATCCCCTGCTCAACCTGACCCAGTATGTCAACTTCTGCCTGCGTCTGCTCGTGCTCTTTGGCCTGATCTTTGAACTGCCGCTTATCCTCTTGATACTGGCCCGACTCGGGGTAGTCCGGTTGGAGTTTCTGCTCAAACAGCGGCGTCTGGCCGTTCTGCTGAGCCTGATCGTCGCTGCCTTTCATGCGGATGTCATCACCATGGCCATGGTGGCCCTGCCTCTCTACGGTATGTATGAAATAAGCATTCTGGTGATCCGATTCTGCGGCGGTTCGAGGAGCAGACAGACGGAGGCGCCGCCTGATACTCCCCTGCCGCCCTCGGCAGGACAGGCAGCAGGATAGGGAATTTCAACTTGACACAGTAGATATTATCTGTTTTAATAACTTGCAATTGATGTAAATATACCTACCTTAAAAAGTCTTTTCGGTTGTTCGAAAATAGCCATGAAGGCTTCTAATCCTCTCCGAGAGGGAGAAGGGCCTGAGTGGTTTTTTTTTACCCCTCTGGCTTCGGTTTCATTTCTACTACTGGCAGATATGATTCGGATCATGGCTGGACCTTCCGGCCGATGAACAGGATGCCTTATCTCAGAAAAAGGAGTTTCGCAGTGGGGAAAAAAATCGCCAAAATCAAGTTGGAACTGTACGGAGACAGATTTGTCCAGATGTTGGGGGACAATAAAAATAGTGAATTTCGCGAAGCTATCGTGCACGTCCAACCGGGGGAGACCAAAGAAGAGGCCTGGGCCCGGCATTTATTCGATAACCCGCTCGATGTCAATGCCATCGTGAAGATATTTATTGTGCCCAGCAGTATAAACTCCGGATAGCCGCCCCAACGGCAGATGCCTCGGTAGAGATTGAAAATACGTCCACAGATGTTCAAGGGGGGCGTTACCGAGGTAATCTGCCAAAACAGGGAAGGTCACGATCGCCTGATTTGGTCTTCGGACCAGATGCAGCCCTAGTCTCAAACTGCGCCCGAGCAGGTCATATTTTTCTGCATTATCCTTTCCTTATGTGGTAATTAATTTCAGGCTGGGGGGTAATTTTGGACGTACTACTCCCTTTTGTCTCCGGCTACCTTGATTTGAGATACGTCGTTAACCTGGGCTTGATTGTCAATTTTGGAGAGCTGTCTCCAAGAGATGACGGAAGGGACACCCTGAGGCCAAGTGCACCCAGATGCGTCGGCAGGTTTCCCGCATGCGGGCGCCGATCTTGAGTAGCTGGAGCCTGATAGTATTAAATGACTGTAGGGCATAGAGGGAAAAGAATGAAAGAAACCGGATCACCAAAGATGATGACATCCCGCAAGGAGAAGGTGGCCACTCCTGACAAACCCTGCCAGTCGGTGCTCGTTCCAAATCCTGAGGTGTTAGAAAAACCCCTACGGCGGCGGTTCTGGCCCGGGCCTCGACAAAATCCGCCTTCGCGGCTGCGCCTTGTCGATCATGGCTTTGCAGGTTGCCCGCCACAGGTGGCCGGGATAGGCTGCTTTGAAAGAGGCGTTTGTCATGACTGGCGGTGGCGTTCGCCCCCTATCATGCTATTTTCTGCCGCGCAGCGGCTACGGTCGGGGGCCTTGTCAATATTATTTTTCTTGAGCCAATTAATCAGGGTAGCGTTGGAAACATTATAGCGCATTGCAATGAATTTCAGCCGGGAACCATTTTTCAACAACGCCTCGATCTCCGGTTGGAATTGATCCGGTTTGCTTTGGCCCGGCCCCTTGGGGCGGCCCAGTTTGACGCCGCTGACCTTTTCTTCCAGCCATTCCACCGGCCCGAGTTTCCGGTTGTTGGCGAAACTCAAGATGGCGGCCTTGTTCTTTTCCAGGTCTTGGTCCTGAGCGCTGACTCGCAGGTAGCCGATGACTTTGGGATGGCCGGCCATATCACTTCCGGTTTTTATAGAGGTTCAATCCCAGCTTGATGCCGTCATGCCCCGGAATGGGCATGTTGCCTTCGGTTGAGGCAATAATGGTAGTCTTGCCGCTCTTGCTGGGACCATGTTCCTCATCCAGTTTGCAAGTAATAATTAGTGTGGAACCTTTTACTTCGATGTTCACGTTTTTTGCCATAGCCTTAGTTCCTTGTTGTCCTGGTTCCGGGGTAATGACGCGCTGGCCAGTCTTTTTTACTATTGGTTGTGTTTTTAGGCCTTCGGAGCGCTGGTTTGATGAAAACCAAAAAAAACACTTAAATTATACTATGACAAAATATGAAATACATACTAATTCATCAAGCTTAACGTTCCAATAAAATGATCGTTTATTTTATACGTTTGGGCCAAAAAACCCGTTGACAAATTGGCAACGCCCTTTCTGCACCGCCTCCTCCCGCGGCTTACCCGGTTTAAACTTCACCGTCTTGCTGGCGGCGATCTGGATCATTTTCCCGGTGTGGGTGTGGCCGTTCGCTCCGCTCGTTCATTTACCGAAAATACGCCAGACCGCAATAAGGTCAGCCGGCCATCAGTCTGAAAACTGGCAGTTATCACTGAGATAAGAGCAGGATAACTACAAGTCCGGAATGCAGATTATGCTAACCAGAGACCGGAAATAATTCCTGCAATACTGCGGCATACGCCTCAAAGGCCTGCTGTCCGAAAAGCACGAACCGCACTAACTCAATCTCCGGATGCTCCTCCATAAAGGCCTTTACGGCGCCCAGGGCAACCTGAGCGGCCTTGCCTAGCGGATACCCATAGACACCTGTGGAAATCGACGGAAAGGCCAGGCTCTTAATGCCTCTGGCCGAGGCCAGCTTCAGACACTCGCGGTAGCAGGAGGCCAGCAGTTCGGGCTCTCCCGCCAGACCGTTTTTATAAATCGGACCTACGGTATGAATAACATTCGTGGCCTTCAAATCGCCACCGGTAGTGATCACCGCCTGCCCAGTAGGGCAATAACCGATCTTTCGCGCCTCTTCCTGAATCTTGGGTCCACCAGCCCGGTTGATGGCGCCGTCCACCCCGCCGCCTACTCGGAGTTGCTCATTAGCGGCGTTGACGATGGCCTCG is a window from the Desulfobacca acetoxidans DSM 11109 genome containing:
- the msbA gene encoding lipid A export permease/ATP-binding protein MsbA: MSQFRQLYFRLLQQVKPFWWRLLIAMLAMLGVSGITALIAFLIKPAMDDIFFGKRLDMVIWLSGGVIILYFLKGLFSYTHEYLMSYVGGMIITNLRDALYRQYMALPQLFFDRTATGLLVSRVTFDVNLLQSSVSRVVTNFLKDVFTIIGLVGVIFYREWRLALIAMIVFPAAVLPIIKFGRRLRRISTSSQVSMSRLNTHLQETLVGSNIVKAFGREDYEIERFYQENLKFFRLLMKNVSTKAISSPVMELLGGFGIAAIMAYGGYQVIQGTSTPGTFFSFLAALLMLYQPIKSLSNINNSLQEGMAAARRVYEILDLEPEIRDRPNAVTLPPIAREIRFAQVDFTYEDRLALQNINLTVKKGEVVALVGPSGAGKTTLVNLVPRFYEVTRGAITIDNHDIREVTLRSLRGQIGVVTQQTFLFNDTVRNNIAYGRPEAGEAEIIQAAQAAFAWDFIQNLPQRLDTIIGEQGVMLSGGERQRVAIARALLKDPPILILDEATSALDSEAEREVQKALDNLIQGRTTLVIAHRLSTIRDADRIVVLDNGRIVEAGRHAELLAKGGVYAKLYFLQFGSEEEEPATGVPELQASGLV
- the waaC gene encoding lipopolysaccharide heptosyltransferase I, translated to MAERILLIKLSALGDVIQTLPTLEAIREAHPQAEITWLVEEAAAPVLAGHPALDNILVSRRRTWVAARRSGDLAQAGREFGSLVAAIRQHPFDLVLDLQGLFKSAMWTTLARSSRKIGFDRTREFSYLALTERLPPYDPDEHAVQRYLRTAHYLGAPQGPATFRLALPLGGGGLREPPWRTLSHPLVILHPGARWETKLWPEESFARLADELARKTGAQIVFTGSSNDRPLIGRIRSRLHRAVLDLSGRTTVKELARLMYQADAVVTTDTGPMHLAAAVGAPLVALFGPTAPWRTGPFGPHQVIRTGIRCSPCFRRRCPQPECMNGIAVADVLPVVEQVLETAGRQTHRRLPPHRTGDGQFEIIVQRI
- a CDS encoding recombinase family protein: MAGHPKVIGYLRVSAQDQDLEKNKAAILSFANNRKLGPVEWLEEKVSGVKLGRPKGPGQSKPDQFQPEIEALLKNGSRLKFIAMRYNVSNATLINWLKKNNIDKAPDRSRCAAENSMIGGERHRQS
- a CDS encoding Trm112 family protein encodes the protein MSISKELLEILACPQCKGEVQLTPQGDGLICPRCKLLYEIKDDIPIMIIEKAKRLE
- the tatC gene encoding twin-arginine translocase subunit TatC, whose protein sequence is MSEPEMPFLDHLQELRRRLIVSLIALFIGTALGWSFSLSALTVVQRPLAQPSLIKRLHYNLVIRIQQDFPSLAEQFHLELPDLASSPRKLNYMAPLEPFFVQMKLSLILGLILALPVILYQTWLFIAPGLYAHEKKYVYLFVPVGTLAFISGDIFFLYIVWPLIVAFSLGYESATLYPLLNLTQYVNFCLRLLVLFGLIFELPLILLILARLGVVRLEFLLKQRRLAVLLSLIVAAFHADVITMAMVALPLYGMYEISILVIRFCGGSRSRQTEAPPDTPLPPSAGQAAG
- the gmhB gene encoding D-glycero-beta-D-manno-heptose 1,7-bisphosphate 7-phosphatase, with protein sequence MQRAVFLDRDGVINEEMGYINHLSRFRLLPGSAAAISRLNQQGLKVVVATNQSGVARKYFPASLIDQVHDLMIELLRQQGAAVDAIYVCQHAPDEGCPCRKPRPGLLLQAAQELGIDLGRSYVVGDRYNDIQLAANVGAQGILVLTGYGRGELENYQGERRAEPDYIAADLTEAVEWILRDAARHG
- a CDS encoding FmdE family protein: MHEHAHGRRAIETMIRSQDLGGLLRLVETFHGHLCPFISLGVKAGQYAMSELDRPNTGMEEIVAIVECNNCFTDGIQVVTGCTFGNNALIFKDLGKTAVTVARRDDGRAVRLLVRPDYREKMFARYPNTKPLFQKIIGQRQGSAEERHRFEHMWEAIARRELKTPLEEQFVIQSLSITLPEYARLVDSLICSVCGESVMATRTVGPVEQPLCLECARREHYLLTGQGISCVSREQT
- a CDS encoding O-acetyl-ADP-ribose deacetylase, which translates into the protein MQVKINRGMLELVEGDITRQDTEAIVNAANEQLRVGGGVDGAINRAGGPKIQEEARKIGYCPTGQAVITTGGDLKATNVIHTVGPIYKNGLAGEPELLASCYRECLKLASARGIKSLAFPSISTGVYGYPLGKAAQVALGAVKAFMEEHPEIELVRFVLFGQQAFEAYAAVLQELFPVSG
- the lpxK gene encoding tetraacyldisaccharide 4'-kinase, which encodes MYHWWQSAFQSLQEEPGKAAPGWALRTGAAALSWLYGLGAGGRRLIYDRGWLKVKRLPCPVLSIGNLVAGGVGKTPVTAFMAERLRAAGCRVAIVCRGYGGQETAPKVISDGNQVFLQPPQTGDEAYMLARKLKEVAVVTGVDRFQAGMLAWEAFHPDLIVLDDGFQHFQLHRDLDVVLLDAERPFGNGWLLPRGPLREPRDVLNRRLILLLTRYQVDRHQRFWEELKTAFPQADVLRAVFRPAAAVRYPGAVELPLAELATWHLAAFAGLARPESFAASLQELGVHLHRYFIYPDHHVFSTKELASLIEAARRLKVQALITTEKDWARLAERWSASLPLIVVSLRVELLDPWPEALMPPGCAVDSLKFQAYKIIF
- the waaF gene encoding lipopolysaccharide heptosyltransferase II; translated protein: MKKILVKQPVSVGNHHSPLPLAVRSALSRLTVKTRRPYHRHQIKNILVRAVNWVGDAILTLPALNNIKNFFPAARVTVWALPRVAPVFYQQPVVDELIPYLPKPPGANLTDWLKSLFRLRQQRFDLSIIFPNSVESALTAWATGTPQRAGYDTDGRGFLLTQAVQGPNLMDGFHQVYRHHGILRAFNQINYDGFPKLILSPDEMEAGLQQLTVYGWRPRQKIVALSPGAAYGPAKQWRPERFAAVADRLQQELGAFIVLLGSTGDQAAAAKVAEAMDLPPVNLVGRTDLRTAFALISQSDLLISNDSGLMHAAAALWTPLVALFGSTDPVATGPFTPLASVVHHYLPCSPCRQRQCPEGGQCWDLITVDEVLEQARFWLTRY
- a CDS encoding transposase; translated protein: MSSSLVIRFLSFFSLYALQSFNTIRLQLLKIGARMRETCRRIWVHLASGCPFRHLLETALQN